The Streptomyces sp. NBC_00510 genomic interval GGACCTGATCCGCACCGTCGCCACCGCCTACGGCAACGGCTGGCGCCAGGTGAAGCTGTACTTCATGTGCGGTCTGCCCACCGAGACCGACGAGGACGTCCTGCAGATCGCCGACATGGCGAAGAACGTCATCCAGAAGGGGCGCGAGGTCACCGGCCAGAACGACATCCGCGCCACGGTGTCGATCGGCGGCTTCGTGCCCAAGCCGCACACCCCCTTCCAGTGGGCCCCGCAGCTCGGCGTCGAGGAGACCGACGCCCGCCTGGAGAAGCTGCGCGACGCCATCCGCGGCGACAGGAAGTACGGCCGCAACATCGGCTTCCGCTACCACGACGGCAAGCCGGGCATCATCGAGGGCCTGCTCTCCCGCGGCGACCGCCGCGTGGGCGCCGTCATCCGCGCCGTCTACGAGGACGGCGGCCGCTTCGACGGATGGCGCGAGCACTTCTCGTACGACCGGTGGATCCGCATGTGCGAGAAGGCGCTCCCGGAGCAGGGCGTCGACCTCGCCTGGTACACCACGCGCGAGCGCACCTACGAGGAGGTCCTGCCCTGGGACCACCTGGACTCCGGCCTCGACAAGGACTGGCTCTGGGAGGACTGGCAGGACGCCCTCGACGAGACCGAGGTCGAGGACTGCCGCTGGACGCCGTGCTTCGATTGTGGGGTGTGTCCTCAGATGGACACCCACATCCAGATCGGCCCGACGGGGAAGAAGCTGCTCCCGCTGACCGTCGTGAAGTAGCCCGTCGTGGAGACGAGGCCCCCCGCCGGACGGCGGGGGGCCTTCGTGCGTACGGGGGAGCGGAACGGCCGTCAGATCTGCGCCACCGCACGGCGGTTGACCCCGTACGTCGGCGGACGGGGGGAAGGCGCGCTTCCGGGCGTAACGTTCGGGTATGCAGGAACGGGGGGACGCCGGTGGGTACGGCGGGAACGGGGACGGCTGCCTGACGGTGGCGATCAGGATGCCGGCGCGGATCGTCGCGCTGGTGGTGGTCCTTCCGCTGCGCATGGCGTGGGACGCCATGACGGTCGCGGGCCGGGCGCTGGGCCGCGCCGGGGGATGGCTGGGCCGGGTGCTGGTGGTCGCCCCCGCGGTGGCGTTGTGGCGGTACGTGCTGGTGCCGGTGGGGCGTGCCGTGGTGTGGGTGGTGCGGGGGCTGGTCCGGTACGTGGTCGTGGTTCCGGCGGTGGCGCTGTGGCGGTACGTGCTGGTGCCGGTGGGGCGTGCCGTCGTGTGGCTGGTCCACTGCCTGGTCGTGGTTCCGGTGGTGGCGTTGTGGCGGTACGTGCTGGTGCCGGTCGGGCGGGCCGTGGGGGTCGCCGTGGCGTGGGTGGTCGCCGCGCTGGTCGTGTTGCCGGCGGTGGCGCTGTGGCGGTACGTGCTCGTCCCGCTGGGGCGGGCGGCCGGTGCGGGGGCGGTGTGGGCGGTCCGGGTGCTGCTGGTGGTGCCCTTGGCGGCGCTGTACGCCCATGTCCTGGTGCCGCTGGCCGCCGGGGCGGCGTGGCTGGTCCGGTGGGCGGTCCGGGTCCTCGTGGTGGTTCCGGTGGTCGCGGTGTACCGCCATGTCCTGGTGCCGCTGGCCGTGGCGGTGGGGTGGCTGGTGCGGTGGGTGGTCGTGGCCCCGTTGCGCTTCCTGTGGGGCAGGGTGCTCGTGCCGGTCGCCCGGGAGCTCCGGGATGCCCTGCTGGTGGGCTGGCGTGTGGCGGGGTACGTGTCGCGGGCCGTGGGGCGGGCGCTGAAGTGGCTGGTCACCGTGGTTCTGGTGGTTCCGGCCGGCTGGGTGTGGCGCACCCTCGTGCTGCCCGTGTGGCGACCGGTGCGGCGGGCGGCGGCCGAGGCGGGCCGGGTGGTGCGCGACGCGCTGGCCACCGTGCGGGAGACCGTGCGCGGGGTGCGCGCCGATCTGCGGAGGGCGTTGACGGGTGCGCCGCGACCGGTGGAGCGTGGCGGGCGCCGTGGGGAACCGGAAGGCCGGAACCCCCAGTAATCTGGAAGACACAAGCAACCCCGTCCGGGGTGACCAGACGTACGAGGGACTGAACGACACTGGGCAAGCGACAGCCCGAAGGCCCGCCGCCCGCACCCGCGGTGCAGCGCATCCGACTGCGCTACACCAAGCGCGGCCGCCTCCGGTTCACCAGCCACCGCGACTTCCAGCGCGCATTCGAGCGGGCGCTGCGGCGCGCCGAGGTGCCCATGGCGTACTCGGCGGGCTTCACCCCGCACCCGAAGGTGTCGTACGCCAACGCCGCACCCACCGGCGTCGCGAGCGAGGCCGAGTACCTGGAGATCGCGCTCTCCGAGGCCCGTGAGCCGGAGAAGCTGCGCCTGCTGCTGGACGAGTCGCTGCCGGACGGACTCGACGTGGTCGAGGCCGTGGAGGCCCGTACCTCGGGGCTCGCCGAGCGGCTGGAGGCGTCCGTGTGGCAGCTGCGGCTGGACGGTGTGGAGCACGTCGCGGCCGAGCGGGCCGTGGCCGCTTTCCTGGCCGCGGGGACCGTCGAGGTCCAGCGCATGACGAAGAACGGCGTGCGGACTTTCGACGCGCGCGAGGCCGTCACCCGGCTCGAAGCGGTCGATCCGCAGGTGGCCGGGGCCCAGGACGGCATGTTCGAACAGGGTGCCGATAGGCCGACGCCAGGAGCTTGTGCGATACTGCGGCTGGTTGTTCGGCATGTGACACCCGCCGTACGACCCGACGACGTCCTGTCCGGCCTCCGTGCGGTGGCCGACCTCGCGCCGCCGGTCCCCGCTGCGGTGACCAGGCTGGCGCAGGGGCCGCTCGACGAGGAGACCGGCACGGTGACCGATCCGCTCGCGCCCGACCGCGATGCCGCGACGGTGCCGGAGGGTTCCGCCTAGGACCGTCGTCGTTGTGCGGCCGACGTATCTGGGGAGACCCGGGTCCGGCAGCACGCATCAGACGAGACTTTCGTCGGCCCGTTAGGGCGGTGCCGACGAGCTACACGACAGCTCCCGTGTGGCGCCCGCGCCCCCGGGCGGCGGAACCGCGAGGACGCGGACCGCCGCGAACCGGACCAGGACGCGGCGCCCGGGAGCGTGACGGGAGAAATGCCCGCATGCTCGAGCACAACGAGCCGAACGAGGCGCCGGAGAACGGCGCCACCGAAGCCGCCTCCGGCGGCACCGACACCGAGGCGACGGTCGCTCCGCGCCGCCGTCGCCGCGCGGCCAGCCGCCCAGCGGGACCGCCCGCGGCCGGCGAGGCCGGTCAGGACGTGACGTCCGGCGCCCCCGCTGGGGCCGCCGAGCCGCCGGCCATACCGGCCGAGGCCCCATCCGCCGATTCCGAGACCGAACCCGCCCCCGCGCGCACCCGGCGCCGGGCGACCCGCAAGTCCGCCGCCCCGGAGCCGCAGCCTGCCGGGTCCGCCGAGGAGGAGGCGGCCGAGGCCGCCCCCGCCCCGGCGCGTCGCCGCGCGACGCGGAAGGCCACCGCTCCTGCGGCCGCCCCCGAGGCCACCGCCGCGGAGACCCCTGCCGCGGTGACCGCTGCCACCGAGACCCCGGGGACCGAGCAGGCCGAGCAGCCTGCGGCTCCGGCCCGTACCCGGCGCCGTGCCACGCGCAAGGTGACCAGCCCCGAGCCGGTCGCGGGCGGCGAGGAGACGGCCGGCCCCGCGGCCGCCGCCGACACGCAGGCGAAGGAGCTCCAGGCCGACCTGCCGCTGCACGCCGAGGCCGCCCCCGGGGCGGAGCAGGCCGAGCAGCCTGCGGCTCCGGCCCGTGGCCGGCGCCGCGCCACGCGCAAGGTGACCAGCCCCGAGCCGGCCCCGGCCGAGGACGTGGCCGCGGCCGTGGCCGCCGCCGACGCTCCCGCGAAGGCCCTGCAGGAGGAGCCTGCGGAGAAGCCGAAGCGGGGCAGGGCCGAGAAGCCCCAGGCCGAGAAGTCCAGGACCACCCGTTCGCGGCGGCGTACCGCTCCGGCCGCCTCCTTCCTCGCCGCCGACGACGGCTCCCGCCGTCTGAAGCCGGGCGCTCTCGCGCCGCGTGACGAGGCGGGGGCCCGGGCCGGGGACGAGGCCGCCGAGGGCGCCGCCCCTGAGCGGCGCACCTACACCGCCAAGGCCGTCCCGGACGGTTCCGGCTGGGCCGTCGAGGTCGAGGACGCCTACGAGATCCGCGGCTACGGCGACACCGTCGAGGAGGCCCGCGTCGCCGCGGTCGCGGCCGTCGCGGAGGCGTTCGGCGTCCCCGCGGACACGATCGTCATCGAGGTCCAGGAGGCGCAGGGCGCCGAGCCCGCCGCGGTCCCCGAGGCCGAGGCCGCCCCTGAGGTCGAGCCCGAGGCGGAGCCCGCCCCGGCGCGCGGCCGTCGCCGGGTCGTGCGGCCGCCCATGGCCGTGTTCCAGGCACCGGTGTTCCAGGCCCCCGCTCAGGCGCAGGCCGGGCAGCCGGCGGAGCCCGTGGAGACCGAGGAGCAGGAGGAGGCCGAGGCCGAGGCCGGGGCCGAGGCCGAGGAGTACGCCGGCGGCACCGCCGGGCGCCGTCGCCGCCGTCGTCGCCGTGGCGAGCCCGCGGAGGCCGTGGAGGCCGCGCAGACGGTCGTGACGGAGCACGCCGACGAGGAGCCCGAGTCCGCCCACGAGGACGAGGCGGAGGCCGGGGCCGAGACGGAGGAGTCCGAGGCCGACGAGCACGAGGAGGGCGAGCGGACGTCCCGTCGTCGCCGTCGCGGTGGCCGTCGTCGTCGTCGCGGCGAGGCCGCCGAGGACGAGGAGACCTCCGACGAGGACGAGGAGTCCGGGGACGAGTCCGACGAGGACGAGGACCAGGACGCCGAGAGCAGCAGCACCAGCCGCCGCCGTCGCCGTCGTCGCCGCCGTGGCGGCGAGGGGACGGCCGAGGAGGGCCTGGGCGAGGACGCTCCGGAGCGCACGGTCGTCAAGATCCGTGAGCCGCGCAAGACGGCCGAGCCGGTCGACGAGGTGCAGTCCATCAAGGGCTCCACCCGTCTGGAGGCCAAGAAGCAGCGCCGCCGCGAGGGCCGCGAGCAGGGCCGCCGCCGTGTGCCGATCATCACCGAGGCCGAGTTCCTGGCCCGCCGGGAGGCGGTCGAGCGCGTCATGGTCGTCCGTGAGAACGGCGACCGGACGCAGATCGGCGTGCTGGAGGACGGCGTCCTCGTCGAGCACTACGTCAACAAGGAGCAGGCCACCTCGTACGTCGGCAACGTCTACCTGGGCAAGGTCCAGAACGTGCTGCCGTCCATGGAGGCCGCGTTCGTCGACATCGGCAAGGGCCGCAACGCGGTGCTGTACGCCGGTGAGGTCAACTTCGAGGCGCTGGGCATGGGCAACGGCCCGCGGCGCATCGAGGCGGCCCTCAAGTCCGGCCAGTCGGTGCTGGTCCAGGTCACGAAGGACCCGATCGGCCACAAGGGCGCCCGCCTGACTAGCCAGGTCTCGCTGCCCGGCCGCTACCTGGTCTACGTGCCCGAGGGCTCGATGACCGGCATCAGCCGCAAGCTGCCCGACACCGAGCGCGCCCGGCTGAAGCAGATCCTCAAGAAGATCGTCCCCGAGGACGCGGGCGTCATCGTGCGCACCGCCGCCGAGGGCGCGAGCGAGGACGAGCTGCGCCGTGACGTCGAGCGGCTGCAGTCGCAGTGGGAGGACATCCAGAAGAAGGCCAAGAGCGGCAACGCCCCGTCGCTGCTCTACGGCGAGCCGGACATGACCGTCCGGGTCGTCCGCGACATCTTCAACGAGGACTTCGGCAAGGTCATCGTCAGCGGCGACACCGCCTGGGAGACCATCCACGGCTACGTCTCGCACGTCGCGCCGGACCTGGCCGAGCGGCTGGGCCGCTGGACCTCCGAGGTCGACGTCTTCGCCACGTACCGGATCGACGAGCAGCTGCTGAAGGCGCTGGACCGCAAGGTCTGGCTGCCGAGCGGCGGTTCGCTGGTGATCGACCGGACCGAGGCGATGGTCGTCATCGACGTCAACACCGGCAAGTTCACCGGCCAGGGCGGCAACCTGGAGGAGACGGTCACCAGGAACAACCTGGAGGCGGCCGAGGAGATCGTGCGCCAGCTGCGGCTGCGCGACCTGGGCGGCATCATCGTGATCGACTTCATCGACATGGTGCTGGAGTCCAACCGCGACCTCGTCATGCGCCGGCTGCTGGAGTGCCTGGGCCGGGACCGCACCAAGCACCAGGTGGCCGAGGTCACCTCGCTGGGCCTGGTGCAGATGACCCGCAAGCGGGTCGGCCAGGGCCTGCTGGAGTCCTTCTCCGAGACCTGCGTGCACTGCAACGGCCGCGGCGTCATCGTCCACATGGACCAGGCCACGGCGGCCGGTGGCGGCGGCAAGCGCAAGCGCCGTCGCGGCGGCGCGGCGGAGGAGCCGGCGGTCGCGGAGACCGCCGCCCTCACCGAGGCCGAGGAGGCCGCGGAGGAGGCTCCCGAGCTGGAGCCGGTCGCGGTCACCGAGGCCGAGCTGGTGCCCGCCGTCGGCGGGGACGAGGACTGGTACGGCAGCCCGGCCGAGGCCGAGGCGGCGGCGGGCCGGCGTTCCCGGCGGCGCGCCTCGCGGCGGGTCACCGCCCCGATGAGCTCGCCGGACGCCACGGCCGAGATCGTCACCGTCGTCCCGTCGGTCGCCCCGGTCACCGAGCCCCAGGCGGCGGAGGCCGCGACGGCCACCGCCCCCGAGGCGCCCGCCGTCGTGGGTACCGGCGAGGCGGCGCAGGAGCCCGCCGCACCGGTCCGCGGCCGGCGCCGGGCGACCCGCAAGGCCACCGCGCCGAGCGCCCCCGCCGGTGAGGCGGCCACCGTGGTCGTCCCCGCTGCGGAGACGGCCGTTCCGGCCCAGGCCCCCGAGCCGGAGCCGGTGGCGGAGGTCCAGGCGCCGGCCGCGCCGGTGCGCCGTCGTGCCACGCGCAGGGTGTCCGCCCCCGCGGGTGCGCCGTCCGCCGGCGAGGAGGCCGCGGTCGTGGTCGTCCCCGGCACCGAGGCGCAGCCGGAGGAGACCCCGGCGGCCGAGGCGGAGACGGAGGCCGTCGAGGCCGGGCAGGCGGAGCCGAAGAAGCGGGCCGCGCGCAAGACGGCCGCGAAGAAGGCACCGGCGAAGAAGGCCGCCGCGAAGAAGACGGTCGCCAAGAAGACCGCCACCAAGAAGACGGTGGCCAAGAAGACGACGGCGAAGAAGGCCGCCGCCAAGGCCACGGCCGAGGCGCCCACAGAGGCGTCCTGACCCCGGGTCACCGTCCGCGGGCCGTTCCCCACCGGGGGACGGCCCGCGGCGCGTACGGGGTCGCGCAGGCCCCGGTTTGACCCCATCGGGGACGCCCCGTAACCTTGACCTTCGGCGTTTTGACGCCCATTCCTGAGCATCTTCCTACCGGCCACGGCCGGCAGAGGCCCCCCAGCACCGCAGGGACGGCTGGCGTCAGGAGTGACGATCCGAGCGAGAGAGTGAGTTCCGCGTGTACGCAATCGTGCGCAGCGGTGGCCGCCAGCACAAGGTGGCCGTCGGCGACATCGTCGAGGTTGACAAGATTTCCACTGGCAAGGTTGGCGACGCGGTCGAGCTCTCGACGCTCCTCGTCGTCGACGGCGACGCTGTCACCAGCGACCCGTGGGTGCTGGCCGGGATCAAGGTCCAGGCCGAGATCGTGGACCACCACAAGGGCCAGAAGATCGACATCCTGCGGTACAAGAACAAGACCGGCTACCGCCGTCGTCAGGGTCACCGTCAGCAGTACACGGCGCTGAAGATCACCGGCATCCCCGCCGCTGCGAAGTAAGGGACTGAGGAGAGATGGCACACAAGAAGGGCGCATCGTCCACCCGGAACGGTCGCGACTCCAACGCCCAGCGGCTCGGCGTCAAGCGCTTCGGCGGCCAGGTCGTGAACGCCGGTGAGATCATCGTCCGCCAGCGCGGCACCCACTTCCACCCCGGCTCGGGCGTCGGCCGTGGCAAGGACGACACGCTGTTCGCCCTCGCCGC includes:
- the rplU gene encoding 50S ribosomal protein L21 produces the protein MYAIVRSGGRQHKVAVGDIVEVDKISTGKVGDAVELSTLLVVDGDAVTSDPWVLAGIKVQAEIVDHHKGQKIDILRYKNKTGYRRRQGHRQQYTALKITGIPAAAK
- a CDS encoding Rne/Rng family ribonuclease; its protein translation is MLEHNEPNEAPENGATEAASGGTDTEATVAPRRRRRAASRPAGPPAAGEAGQDVTSGAPAGAAEPPAIPAEAPSADSETEPAPARTRRRATRKSAAPEPQPAGSAEEEAAEAAPAPARRRATRKATAPAAAPEATAAETPAAVTAATETPGTEQAEQPAAPARTRRRATRKVTSPEPVAGGEETAGPAAAADTQAKELQADLPLHAEAAPGAEQAEQPAAPARGRRRATRKVTSPEPAPAEDVAAAVAAADAPAKALQEEPAEKPKRGRAEKPQAEKSRTTRSRRRTAPAASFLAADDGSRRLKPGALAPRDEAGARAGDEAAEGAAPERRTYTAKAVPDGSGWAVEVEDAYEIRGYGDTVEEARVAAVAAVAEAFGVPADTIVIEVQEAQGAEPAAVPEAEAAPEVEPEAEPAPARGRRRVVRPPMAVFQAPVFQAPAQAQAGQPAEPVETEEQEEAEAEAGAEAEEYAGGTAGRRRRRRRRGEPAEAVEAAQTVVTEHADEEPESAHEDEAEAGAETEESEADEHEEGERTSRRRRRGGRRRRRGEAAEDEETSDEDEESGDESDEDEDQDAESSSTSRRRRRRRRRGGEGTAEEGLGEDAPERTVVKIREPRKTAEPVDEVQSIKGSTRLEAKKQRRREGREQGRRRVPIITEAEFLARREAVERVMVVRENGDRTQIGVLEDGVLVEHYVNKEQATSYVGNVYLGKVQNVLPSMEAAFVDIGKGRNAVLYAGEVNFEALGMGNGPRRIEAALKSGQSVLVQVTKDPIGHKGARLTSQVSLPGRYLVYVPEGSMTGISRKLPDTERARLKQILKKIVPEDAGVIVRTAAEGASEDELRRDVERLQSQWEDIQKKAKSGNAPSLLYGEPDMTVRVVRDIFNEDFGKVIVSGDTAWETIHGYVSHVAPDLAERLGRWTSEVDVFATYRIDEQLLKALDRKVWLPSGGSLVIDRTEAMVVIDVNTGKFTGQGGNLEETVTRNNLEAAEEIVRQLRLRDLGGIIVIDFIDMVLESNRDLVMRRLLECLGRDRTKHQVAEVTSLGLVQMTRKRVGQGLLESFSETCVHCNGRGVIVHMDQATAAGGGGKRKRRRGGAAEEPAVAETAALTEAEEAAEEAPELEPVAVTEAELVPAVGGDEDWYGSPAEAEAAAGRRSRRRASRRVTAPMSSPDATAEIVTVVPSVAPVTEPQAAEAATATAPEAPAVVGTGEAAQEPAAPVRGRRRATRKATAPSAPAGEAATVVVPAAETAVPAQAPEPEPVAEVQAPAAPVRRRATRRVSAPAGAPSAGEEAAVVVVPGTEAQPEETPAAEAETEAVEAGQAEPKKRAARKTAAKKAPAKKAAAKKTVAKKTATKKTVAKKTTAKKAAAKATAEAPTEAS
- the rpmA gene encoding 50S ribosomal protein L27, translated to MAHKKGASSTRNGRDSNAQRLGVKRFGGQVVNAGEIIVRQRGTHFHPGSGVGRGKDDTLFALAAGAVEFGTSRGRKVVNIVPVA
- a CDS encoding TIGR03936 family radical SAM-associated protein produces the protein MQRIRLRYTKRGRLRFTSHRDFQRAFERALRRAEVPMAYSAGFTPHPKVSYANAAPTGVASEAEYLEIALSEAREPEKLRLLLDESLPDGLDVVEAVEARTSGLAERLEASVWQLRLDGVEHVAAERAVAAFLAAGTVEVQRMTKNGVRTFDAREAVTRLEAVDPQVAGAQDGMFEQGADRPTPGACAILRLVVRHVTPAVRPDDVLSGLRAVADLAPPVPAAVTRLAQGPLDEETGTVTDPLAPDRDAATVPEGSA